One stretch of Flavobacterium sp. 9 DNA includes these proteins:
- a CDS encoding helix-turn-helix domain-containing protein — translation MARNQQEEVRALQDTIYVLGGKWKLPIINSICNGNNRFKEIQQSIPGITSRMLSKELKDMELNNLVKRTEDRDAEIAILYESTDYCKSFGPIITEMINWGISHREHIKNKKTNTAL, via the coding sequence ATGGCAAGAAATCAGCAAGAAGAAGTTCGCGCGCTTCAGGATACGATATATGTTTTGGGTGGTAAATGGAAATTACCCATTATCAATTCGATTTGTAACGGAAATAACAGATTCAAAGAAATCCAGCAAAGTATTCCGGGAATTACGTCGCGAATGCTTTCGAAAGAATTAAAAGATATGGAACTCAACAATCTTGTGAAAAGAACCGAAGACAGAGATGCAGAAATAGCAATACTTTATGAATCTACAGATTATTGCAAATCATTTGGACCAATTATTACCGAAATGATTAACTGGGGAATATCTCATCGGGAACACATTAAAAACAAAAAAACGAATACAGCGTTATAG
- a CDS encoding alkaline phosphatase yields MKKIIVLFCLHFFLFAQAQEYSSSNIHSHNDYASKNPFYDAYSNEAGVIEADVFLVNNELPVAHTSKEITSYNTLRSLYLDPLSNKLKALNGKAYPSNKPLILMIDIKTEAEPTLKLIAQQLKMYPDLISNKNLKVVISGSRPSPANWKDYPEFIYFDGRLNENYSPEQLARVEMISEDLKEITPWNGKGVMTQADAEKVQEIIKKVHDQNKKIRFWGTADNVNTWMTLMNLKVDYIATDNVPTLTQFINNIKTTFFQNTEFHQAYVPKNVSAFAKKKPKNVILLIGDGMGLTQIYSGYTANKGQLSLFNIPTQGLSITKSSDSYITDSAAGATAMATGHKTNNRFISVDESGKPLELITQQLAKKNYKTAIISAGNITEATPAGFYAHQPERSYSEPIANDFLSNPSDILIGGGEKEFYARKDGKDLSKILKEKGYTFSDKFSSLDTIKNLKFVVLEDASVVSMKAGRGDFLTKSLAKATSTFAKTKNPFFIMAEGAQIDYGGHQNNVEYVVREMLDFDKVVGQAMEFVDKNPETLLIVTADHETGGLSLIDGSIEKGYVHGSFSTNDHTAVPVPVFAYGAGAQNFAGVYQNTAIYTKIMEVISAK; encoded by the coding sequence ATGAAAAAAATAATAGTTCTTTTTTGTCTTCATTTTTTCCTGTTTGCGCAAGCGCAGGAATACAGTTCTTCAAATATTCATTCTCATAATGATTATGCGAGTAAAAATCCTTTTTATGATGCCTATTCTAATGAAGCCGGTGTTATTGAAGCCGATGTTTTTTTAGTAAATAACGAATTACCAGTTGCTCATACTTCAAAGGAAATTACAAGTTACAATACACTTAGAAGTTTGTATTTGGATCCTTTATCGAATAAATTAAAGGCATTGAACGGAAAAGCATATCCAAGTAATAAACCTTTAATTTTGATGATTGATATCAAAACGGAAGCTGAGCCAACTTTAAAATTAATTGCTCAACAATTAAAAATGTATCCGGATTTGATTTCGAATAAAAACCTGAAAGTGGTTATTTCAGGAAGCAGACCTTCTCCGGCAAACTGGAAAGATTATCCGGAGTTTATTTATTTTGACGGAAGATTAAACGAGAATTATTCTCCAGAGCAATTAGCTCGTGTCGAAATGATTAGTGAGGATTTAAAAGAAATCACACCTTGGAATGGTAAAGGTGTAATGACTCAGGCTGATGCTGAAAAAGTACAGGAAATCATTAAAAAAGTACACGATCAGAATAAAAAAATCAGATTTTGGGGAACAGCAGATAATGTGAATACATGGATGACTTTGATGAATCTAAAAGTGGATTATATTGCTACAGACAATGTTCCTACATTGACACAATTCATCAATAATATAAAGACGACATTCTTTCAAAACACTGAATTTCATCAGGCGTATGTCCCTAAAAATGTTTCGGCTTTCGCCAAAAAGAAACCTAAAAACGTAATTCTGTTAATTGGTGACGGAATGGGATTAACTCAGATTTATTCCGGTTATACGGCAAATAAAGGTCAGTTGAGTTTATTTAATATTCCGACTCAGGGATTGTCTATTACAAAATCTTCGGACAGTTATATTACAGATTCGGCTGCTGGAGCAACGGCAATGGCAACGGGACATAAAACCAATAATAGATTTATTAGTGTTGATGAAAGCGGAAAACCGTTAGAATTAATCACACAACAATTGGCAAAGAAAAATTACAAAACCGCAATAATCTCAGCAGGAAATATTACAGAAGCAACTCCGGCTGGTTTTTATGCACATCAGCCAGAGAGAAGTTATAGCGAACCTATTGCAAATGATTTTCTATCAAATCCATCAGATATTTTGATTGGAGGAGGAGAAAAAGAATTTTATGCGAGAAAAGACGGTAAAGATCTTTCTAAGATTTTAAAAGAAAAAGGATATACTTTTTCGGATAAATTCAGTAGTCTTGATACCATCAAAAACTTGAAATTTGTTGTTTTAGAAGATGCTTCGGTAGTTTCTATGAAAGCGGGCAGAGGAGACTTTTTGACTAAATCTTTAGCGAAAGCAACATCAACTTTTGCTAAAACAAAAAATCCGTTTTTTATAATGGCCGAAGGTGCGCAAATCGATTACGGCGGACATCAAAACAACGTGGAATATGTAGTACGCGAAATGCTTGATTTTGACAAAGTAGTTGGACAAGCAATGGAATTTGTAGACAAAAATCCTGAAACACTTTTAATCGTTACCGCAGACCACGAAACAGGCGGACTTTCTTTAATCGACGGAAGTATCGAGAAAGGATATGTACACGGAAGCTTCAGTACAAACGATCATACAGCAGTTCCAGTTCCGGTTTTTGCTTATGGAGCAGGAGCTCAGAATTTTGCAGGTGTTTATCAAAACACAGCAATTTATACTAAGATTATGGAAGTTATTTCTGCGAAGTAA
- a CDS encoding RagB/SusD family nutrient uptake outer membrane protein, with translation MKNLSLLLLSFVLLLGTSACESELDVVPQGAPSTGNFWKTPADAKAGVNAIYALYSDDNMYGRGFFWLNNASDDIGTKPRQNAERIKNFIVDGSESDTKDIWRLHYEVMKRCNDVIRNIPKIALDDKTKNMMLGEAYFNHAVMHLELAYHYGDDRAGIPIQDRNDPTNVYVPRAKNVAENYAYIAADLVKAADLLPYFNELTSDNYGRAHKTAAWGYLVRTYLYAKDWDNAIKYANMIVNSGKHKLLDNFEDVFKIKNNWSSEYIWSVTSSSENTGLGSIFPGVCLEDKGWGVYNGWGNFYPTKELFDTYDPADKRRSATILQKGDQFMYFGELVTFNEGKYTVSSSNRTGYQFKKYMEPFGYPKTNSGGIDIRYVNANGDKPSTALNVPLLRYADVILMLAEAKLMKGLSADTEINMIRNRAGLGSISGATLTDLKRERRCELAGEWTDRHFDLVRWGDAQATYAKPLHHYNGTVIYPARNFNPAVHHVWPIPPDEIAVSKGALTQNKGW, from the coding sequence ATGAAAAATTTAAGTCTTTTATTATTGAGTTTTGTGCTTTTATTAGGCACTTCGGCTTGCGAAAGTGAACTTGATGTTGTTCCGCAAGGAGCGCCGTCAACCGGAAACTTCTGGAAAACTCCGGCAGATGCAAAAGCGGGAGTAAATGCAATTTATGCTTTGTATTCTGATGATAATATGTATGGTCGTGGTTTTTTCTGGCTGAATAATGCCAGTGACGATATTGGAACAAAACCAAGACAAAACGCAGAACGTATCAAGAATTTTATTGTTGACGGATCAGAATCTGATACTAAAGATATTTGGAGATTACACTACGAAGTAATGAAACGTTGTAATGACGTGATTCGTAACATTCCGAAGATTGCTTTAGACGATAAAACAAAAAATATGATGCTTGGAGAAGCTTATTTTAACCATGCTGTAATGCATTTAGAATTGGCTTACCATTATGGAGACGATCGTGCGGGAATTCCGATTCAGGATCGTAATGACCCAACAAATGTTTACGTACCACGTGCTAAAAATGTTGCCGAAAACTACGCCTATATCGCAGCAGATTTAGTAAAAGCAGCAGATTTATTGCCTTATTTTAATGAGCTTACGTCAGACAATTATGGACGTGCTCATAAAACTGCAGCTTGGGGATATTTAGTTCGTACATATTTGTATGCTAAAGATTGGGACAATGCAATTAAGTACGCAAACATGATCGTAAATAGCGGAAAACACAAATTGCTTGACAATTTTGAAGATGTATTTAAAATTAAAAACAATTGGTCTTCAGAATATATTTGGTCAGTAACTTCAAGTTCAGAAAACACAGGTTTAGGATCTATTTTTCCAGGTGTTTGTTTAGAAGATAAAGGTTGGGGAGTTTACAATGGTTGGGGAAATTTTTATCCTACCAAAGAATTGTTCGACACTTATGATCCAGCTGATAAGAGACGAAGCGCTACTATCTTGCAAAAAGGAGATCAGTTTATGTACTTTGGAGAATTAGTAACTTTTAACGAAGGAAAATATACTGTAAGTTCTAGTAACAGAACAGGTTATCAGTTTAAGAAGTATATGGAGCCATTCGGTTACCCAAAAACAAATTCTGGCGGAATTGATATTCGTTATGTAAATGCAAACGGAGATAAACCTTCAACAGCTTTAAATGTACCTCTTTTACGTTATGCCGATGTGATTTTGATGTTGGCTGAAGCCAAATTAATGAAAGGTTTAAGCGCTGACACTGAAATTAATATGATCCGTAATCGTGCAGGTTTAGGAAGTATTTCGGGAGCAACATTAACAGATTTAAAAAGAGAAAGACGTTGCGAATTGGCTGGAGAATGGACAGATCGTCACTTTGATTTAGTTCGTTGGGGAGATGCTCAGGCAACATACGCAAAGCCTTTGCACCACTATAACGGAACTGTGATTTATCCGGCTCGTAATTTCAATCCTGCAGTTCACCACGTTTGGCCAATACCACCAGATGAAATCGCAGTGAGCAAAGGCGCTTTGACTCAAAATAAAGGTTGGTAG
- a CDS encoding SusC/RagA family TonB-linked outer membrane protein — MKKALTFAALFFIGLTAKAASVDIGKRVTLKVENESMKNVFQKIEKQVDVHFMYETNQVNTNQKISLKLNNVTLEQALDKICSNFLLKYEIVSNNIVIKKNQKVADNEQTKINISGTVYSGTDGMPLPGVGIKDKGSDVATSTDFDGTFKMEINSSEAVLVFSYVGYVNQEVKVTSADKNIKVKLVADMKQLQEVVVMGYGSVKKNAVLGSVGSVSMKETSSRTYNSAAELLQGTVAGVTVLNNGGDPTAEPTINIRGIGSLNAETPLIVLDGIIYSGSLNTLNPNDIASISVLKDAASAAIYGARASGGVILITSKKGVSEKVNINVNYQGGFQNVAKILDVLNAAEYADAMNLARDNAGMPRIPAFDPAFEPTARTTKTNWMDEIFHTGEIQDFSLSINGKTEKSNFFVSGSYRKNEGILLNTFGERYTARANSSFKIAPNFTIGENLSYSLTNGQSANTSSGYTGAILAAIFYPPNATIYKEDGSGQFGGVPEKYIGSYGDVINPVAYLKRLDNRNPVSTILINPYAEWEIVKGLKVKTNWGYTRIQDNAKDFAVKITEPGKIFDFNRLTQKSITTTDLLGEQTISYEKSLGKHNFKALAGYTYQETKRDFYTIEGTGFDNEDPSQRYLLNAKLVQQTAAGLSDEIISSYVGRLNYDFNQKYLFSGIVRRDGTSKLLSENRWKVYPSVSAGWLISEEEFMKSISPIVSNLKLRASWGQIGNLGNLGPYQFSVPLNQTQALIGSTPVINYGYAEGELSNPNLKWESSEQTNIGLDFTMFNNTLTGSLDAYVKKNKDMLVRDQLPGVSGTPQGRIVNSGDVENKGLEASLTYQKTRGEFKFDVTANAAFLSNKIVSIKDGLTSLEPLNISRVRSLPLANIYQVGSPVGAYYGYATDGLFQSNAEAKAYVNSTGAVYQPNAVAGDIKFKDVNGDGVINNSDRVVLGNPFPKTTYSLNANFRYKGFDMNVFFNAVAGNKVFNAVKYTGLNASFPGYNLLADSKNAWSPTNTDTNIPVLSSTDNNNNFGRISDFYIEDASFIRLKNVSIGYTVKDSWLNGKAKLRFFISGQNLFTITKYSGMDPEVGLSNFGLDLGKYPLSRIYMTGVNATF, encoded by the coding sequence TTGAAGAAAGCACTTACTTTTGCGGCTTTATTTTTTATCGGATTAACAGCAAAAGCGGCCAGCGTAGATATTGGCAAAAGAGTTACGCTAAAAGTTGAAAATGAAAGTATGAAAAATGTTTTTCAGAAAATTGAAAAACAAGTTGATGTGCATTTTATGTACGAAACCAATCAGGTTAACACGAATCAAAAAATTAGTTTAAAACTGAACAATGTTACATTAGAACAAGCTTTAGACAAAATATGCAGCAACTTTTTGTTGAAATACGAAATTGTAAGTAACAATATCGTAATCAAAAAGAACCAAAAAGTAGCTGATAATGAACAGACTAAAATCAATATATCAGGAACTGTTTACAGCGGAACTGACGGAATGCCATTACCAGGCGTAGGAATTAAAGATAAAGGTTCTGACGTGGCTACATCAACAGATTTTGACGGAACTTTTAAGATGGAAATCAATTCATCTGAAGCTGTACTTGTTTTTTCATATGTTGGTTATGTTAATCAGGAGGTTAAAGTAACTTCGGCAGATAAAAACATAAAAGTGAAATTAGTAGCTGATATGAAACAACTGCAGGAAGTTGTAGTTATGGGTTATGGAAGTGTAAAAAAGAATGCAGTTTTGGGATCTGTTGGATCTGTTTCTATGAAAGAAACTTCAAGCAGAACTTACAATAGCGCTGCCGAATTACTACAAGGAACTGTTGCAGGTGTTACAGTGCTTAATAATGGTGGTGATCCAACGGCTGAACCAACAATTAATATCCGTGGAATTGGTTCTTTGAATGCTGAAACGCCTTTAATCGTTTTGGACGGAATCATTTACAGTGGATCTTTAAATACTTTAAATCCAAATGATATTGCTTCGATAAGTGTTTTGAAAGACGCGGCTTCTGCAGCAATTTACGGAGCTAGAGCTTCTGGAGGCGTAATTTTAATTACTTCTAAAAAAGGAGTTTCTGAGAAAGTAAATATAAATGTAAATTATCAGGGAGGTTTCCAGAATGTAGCCAAAATACTTGATGTTCTTAATGCTGCTGAATATGCTGATGCTATGAACTTAGCAAGAGATAATGCTGGCATGCCAAGAATTCCTGCTTTTGATCCTGCATTTGAACCAACGGCGAGAACTACAAAAACAAACTGGATGGATGAAATTTTCCATACAGGGGAAATTCAGGATTTTTCTCTTTCTATAAACGGTAAAACAGAAAAATCTAATTTCTTTGTTTCAGGAAGTTATAGAAAAAACGAAGGTATATTATTAAATACTTTTGGAGAGCGTTATACTGCAAGAGCAAACTCTTCTTTTAAAATAGCGCCAAACTTTACAATTGGAGAAAATTTATCTTATTCGTTGACAAACGGTCAAAGCGCCAATACGTCAAGCGGATATACGGGAGCAATTTTGGCAGCGATTTTTTATCCGCCAAATGCAACAATCTATAAAGAAGATGGTTCAGGACAATTTGGTGGAGTTCCGGAGAAATATATTGGTTCTTACGGAGACGTTATCAATCCTGTGGCTTATTTGAAAAGATTAGATAACAGAAATCCTGTGTCGACAATTTTGATCAATCCTTATGCTGAATGGGAAATTGTTAAAGGTTTGAAAGTAAAAACAAACTGGGGTTACACGAGAATTCAGGATAATGCAAAAGATTTTGCAGTGAAAATTACAGAACCTGGAAAAATATTTGACTTTAACCGTTTAACGCAAAAGTCAATTACAACTACTGATTTATTAGGTGAACAAACGATTTCTTACGAAAAATCATTAGGAAAACACAATTTCAAAGCTTTAGCCGGATATACGTATCAGGAAACAAAAAGAGATTTTTATACGATCGAAGGAACTGGTTTTGATAACGAAGATCCATCACAACGTTATTTGCTAAATGCAAAATTGGTTCAGCAAACGGCAGCAGGATTATCTGATGAAATTATTTCGTCTTATGTTGGAAGGTTGAATTACGATTTTAATCAAAAATATTTATTCTCAGGAATTGTTCGTCGCGACGGAACTTCAAAACTTTTATCAGAAAACCGTTGGAAAGTTTATCCTTCTGTTTCTGCAGGTTGGTTAATTTCTGAAGAAGAATTCATGAAAAGTATTAGTCCAATTGTAAGCAATTTAAAATTACGTGCAAGCTGGGGACAAATAGGAAACTTAGGAAACCTTGGGCCATACCAATTTAGTGTGCCATTGAATCAAACTCAGGCTTTGATCGGTTCAACTCCGGTAATTAATTATGGTTATGCAGAAGGTGAATTATCAAATCCTAACTTAAAATGGGAGAGTTCTGAGCAAACAAACATTGGTTTAGATTTTACAATGTTCAATAATACCTTGACTGGATCTTTAGATGCTTATGTAAAAAAGAACAAAGATATGTTGGTTCGTGATCAGCTTCCGGGAGTTTCAGGAACGCCACAAGGTAGAATCGTAAACTCTGGAGATGTTGAAAACAAAGGTCTTGAAGCAAGTTTAACTTACCAAAAAACTCGTGGAGAATTTAAATTTGATGTAACGGCAAATGCTGCATTTTTGAGCAACAAAATTGTATCTATCAAAGACGGTTTAACTTCTCTTGAGCCTTTAAATATTAGCCGAGTTCGTAGTTTACCTTTAGCAAATATTTATCAGGTTGGAAGCCCGGTTGGAGCTTATTACGGATATGCTACAGACGGATTATTTCAAAGTAATGCCGAAGCAAAAGCATATGTAAACAGTACTGGTGCAGTATATCAGCCAAATGCAGTTGCGGGAGATATTAAATTTAAAGATGTAAACGGAGACGGAGTAATCAATAACAGCGATAGAGTAGTACTTGGAAATCCTTTCCCAAAAACGACTTACAGTTTGAACGCAAACTTTAGATATAAAGGATTTGATATGAATGTATTTTTTAATGCTGTTGCAGGAAATAAAGTTTTCAACGCAGTAAAATACACAGGATTAAACGCTTCTTTTCCAGGATATAATTTATTGGCTGATTCTAAAAATGCTTGGTCGCCAACAAATACAGACACTAATATTCCGGTTCTTTCATCAACAGATAACAACAATAACTTCGGGAGAATCTCAGATTTTTATATCGAAGACGCTTCATTCATAAGATTGAAAAACGTTTCGATTGGTTATACAGTTAAAGATAGTTGGTTGAACGGAAAAGCAAAACTTAGATTCTTTATTTCAGGACAAAACTTGTTTACAATTACAAAATACTCTGGAATGGATCCAGAAGTTGGTCTTAGCAATTTTGGTCTTGACTTAGGTAAATATCCACTTTCTCGTATTTATATGACGGGTGTAAATGCTACTTTTTAA
- a CDS encoding FecR family protein, with protein MPEKLHRDIKLFLEGKPAPKGEELWNKWYDHPEEILDSIENIKSDRSKLNRELRQIKKSNKVVFLQNRNWAMAASLLVLVGLSCFFYLSSEQIMNKQFTTKSGERAKVVLSDGTQIWLNAGSKLKYPGEFKGDTREVYLTGEAFFDVAKDKKHPFIIHTDKMDTKVLGTSFNVQAYPDHATQEVSVLTGRVNVKSTVTEENVYVTPGQKVVFKSKCNKLKAFTDIPMNSISLWRKNIIVFEDSPLPEVIATINRNYNVNVQIENKNLNNLKISAYFKELTVDQVLALVCNIINADYKQESGSYIIK; from the coding sequence ATGCCTGAAAAATTACATCGAGATATAAAACTTTTTTTAGAAGGAAAGCCTGCTCCAAAAGGGGAGGAATTATGGAATAAATGGTACGACCATCCGGAAGAAATATTGGATAGTATCGAAAATATAAAATCTGATCGTTCGAAATTAAATAGAGAACTGAGACAAATAAAGAAATCAAATAAAGTCGTTTTTCTTCAGAATAGAAATTGGGCTATGGCAGCTTCTTTGCTTGTATTAGTGGGTTTGTCATGCTTCTTTTATTTATCGTCTGAACAAATAATGAACAAACAATTTACTACAAAGTCGGGCGAACGTGCCAAAGTAGTTTTGAGCGATGGAACTCAAATTTGGCTTAATGCCGGAAGTAAATTAAAATATCCGGGAGAATTTAAAGGAGATACAAGAGAAGTTTATTTAACCGGAGAAGCTTTTTTTGATGTTGCCAAAGACAAAAAACATCCGTTTATCATTCATACTGATAAAATGGACACCAAAGTTTTAGGAACCAGTTTTAATGTACAGGCTTATCCGGATCACGCCACGCAAGAAGTTTCAGTTTTAACCGGAAGAGTAAATGTAAAGTCGACCGTAACCGAAGAAAATGTATATGTAACGCCGGGGCAGAAAGTAGTTTTTAAATCAAAATGCAACAAACTAAAGGCGTTTACAGATATTCCGATGAATTCTATTTCGCTATGGCGAAAAAATATAATTGTTTTTGAAGATTCTCCTTTACCGGAAGTGATTGCGACAATTAACCGCAATTATAATGTAAATGTTCAAATTGAAAACAAGAATTTAAACAATCTTAAAATTAGCGCTTATTTCAAAGAACTTACAGTAGATCAGGTTCTTGCTTTAGTGTGCAATATTATAAATGCTGATTATAAACAAGAATCGGGAAGTTATATTATAAAATAA
- a CDS encoding RNA polymerase sigma-70 factor has protein sequence MYKRFTDEELVELLRQGKDKAFDELYFRYRDLLVRFVYLRMKSIPISEEIVQEVFTTIWERRKTLVIQKKFSAYIYTSVRYVTLDYFKSHTITDQYIKEVLDSSTVEYSSTNATEDSIYYEELQEAVDKAASLLPKKSKEVFILSRIKHYTNKEIAEELNVSHETVKYHIAYALKFMRSYLGEFN, from the coding sequence ATGTATAAAAGATTTACCGATGAAGAACTTGTCGAATTATTAAGACAAGGAAAAGACAAAGCTTTTGATGAATTATATTTTCGATATCGGGATTTATTAGTTCGCTTCGTTTATTTGAGGATGAAGTCGATTCCCATTTCTGAAGAAATTGTTCAGGAAGTTTTCACCACTATTTGGGAACGTCGAAAGACTTTGGTTATTCAAAAGAAATTTTCGGCTTATATCTATACTTCAGTTCGTTATGTGACTTTAGATTATTTCAAATCACACACCATTACAGACCAATATATAAAAGAAGTTCTGGATAGCAGTACTGTCGAATACAGCAGTACAAATGCAACAGAAGATTCTATTTATTACGAAGAATTGCAGGAAGCAGTAGATAAAGCCGCTTCGTTACTTCCTAAAAAATCCAAAGAAGTTTTTATTCTAAGCAGGATTAAGCATTACACCAACAAAGAGATAGCCGAAGAACTTAACGTTTCGCACGAAACCGTAAAGTATCATATTGCTTATGCGCTAAAGTTCATGCGCAGCTATTTGGGCGAATTCAACTGA
- a CDS encoding glycoside hydrolase family 97 protein produces the protein MKKMFLHRSLNLLIPAVFFVLTSGKAQNTGIDLKSKDNLNKITLSLSQDGKLSYKVTRKDKTVILDSPLGLTFENNDFTSGLSVVNVSAVEEKREKYELKVANNKAVNHVLESKSITFKNKQGALMTIDLIAGEEGVAFRYRFSEKENQTRVLKNEITGFHIDQNAKGWLQPYNKAGDYTPGYEDFYVNVKSGDPISGARNESVGWCMPALFNVNDTKNWVLIAESGTDGSFPGCHLQPDSKGGIYSIAFAKKDEKFTLPLPDNNAYPESNLPWTMPWRVIMIGDKAGDILLSTMITDLAPASKIEDTSWIVAGKAAWSWWSHPEDFTPEMYNKFTDVSASFGFRYTLFDAGWEKANKEGKIIDYALSKGVQPLVWGYSAEYFDADKRKKRFKELADMGVKGVKIDFWCSDRQEVMGTLQSVFEDAAKQHLLVNLHGTTVPRGWHRTWPNFVTAEAILGTESYFYEPRFPEKAAEQNTVLPFTRNVAGPADYTPFALTFRKYTRLNTAVHELSMAMIYTSGVIHFADSEEVFNSLPPELKNLLKEMPATWDKTECIIGEPGKAIVLSRKKDNLSYIVGINGTNSVTPVSIDLKKYSKGFSKFRIISEGKDPLMDFKVETYPITSNWKYNLAPKGGFIIEFVK, from the coding sequence ATGAAAAAAATGTTTCTTCATCGATCTTTAAATTTGCTGATACCCGCAGTATTTTTTGTGCTGACAAGTGGTAAAGCCCAAAATACAGGAATTGACCTGAAGTCTAAGGATAATCTAAATAAAATTACTTTATCGCTTAGCCAAGATGGAAAGTTGTCTTATAAAGTGACACGCAAGGATAAAACCGTAATTTTAGATTCTCCGCTAGGTTTGACTTTCGAAAATAATGATTTTACATCTGGTTTATCGGTTGTAAATGTTTCGGCTGTAGAAGAAAAACGCGAAAAATACGAACTTAAAGTTGCCAATAATAAAGCTGTAAATCATGTTTTAGAAAGTAAAAGCATAACATTTAAAAACAAGCAAGGCGCTTTAATGACAATTGATTTAATTGCCGGAGAAGAAGGTGTTGCTTTTAGATATAGATTTTCAGAAAAAGAAAATCAAACCAGAGTTCTTAAAAATGAAATTACAGGATTTCATATTGATCAAAATGCAAAAGGTTGGCTTCAACCGTATAATAAAGCGGGAGATTATACACCTGGTTATGAAGATTTTTATGTAAATGTAAAATCGGGAGATCCAATAAGTGGCGCACGAAATGAATCTGTTGGTTGGTGTATGCCAGCGCTTTTTAATGTAAATGATACTAAAAATTGGGTTCTGATTGCGGAATCCGGAACGGACGGTTCATTTCCGGGATGTCATTTACAACCGGATTCTAAAGGAGGAATTTACAGCATAGCTTTCGCTAAAAAAGACGAAAAATTTACCTTGCCTTTGCCAGATAATAATGCTTATCCGGAATCAAATTTACCGTGGACAATGCCTTGGAGAGTAATTATGATTGGCGATAAAGCAGGAGATATTTTATTGTCGACTATGATTACAGATTTGGCTCCAGCCTCAAAAATTGAAGATACTTCTTGGATTGTAGCAGGAAAAGCAGCTTGGTCATGGTGGTCACATCCTGAGGATTTTACGCCGGAAATGTATAATAAATTCACAGATGTTTCGGCTTCATTTGGTTTTAGATACACGCTTTTTGATGCAGGATGGGAAAAGGCAAATAAAGAAGGAAAAATTATTGATTATGCTTTGTCAAAAGGAGTTCAACCTTTGGTTTGGGGATATTCGGCTGAGTATTTTGATGCGGATAAAAGAAAGAAAAGGTTCAAAGAATTGGCTGATATGGGCGTAAAAGGTGTTAAAATTGACTTTTGGTGTTCAGATCGTCAAGAAGTTATGGGAACGCTACAATCAGTTTTTGAAGATGCTGCAAAACAACATTTATTAGTAAACTTACACGGAACAACTGTTCCAAGAGGTTGGCACAGAACATGGCCGAATTTTGTAACTGCAGAAGCGATATTAGGAACCGAAAGTTATTTTTATGAGCCAAGATTCCCAGAAAAAGCAGCAGAACAAAACACTGTTTTACCTTTTACAAGAAATGTTGCCGGACCTGCAGATTATACACCATTTGCATTGACTTTTAGAAAATACACACGTTTAAATACTGCAGTTCATGAGTTGTCAATGGCGATGATTTATACTTCTGGAGTTATTCATTTTGCCGATTCTGAAGAGGTTTTTAATTCATTGCCTCCTGAACTGAAGAACTTATTAAAAGAAATGCCGGCAACTTGGGATAAAACCGAATGCATAATAGGAGAACCAGGAAAAGCAATTGTACTTTCTCGTAAAAAAGATAATCTTTCGTATATCGTTGGGATTAATGGAACTAATTCTGTAACACCAGTTTCAATCGATCTTAAAAAATACAGCAAAGGTTTTTCAAAATTCAGAATTATCTCTGAAGGCAAAGATCCTTTAATGGATTTTAAAGTAGAAACTTATCCTATAACTTCAAATTGGAAATATAATTTAGCTCCAAAAGGAGGATTTATAATTGAGTTTGTGAAGTAG